The following are encoded in a window of Balaenoptera ricei isolate mBalRic1 chromosome 1, mBalRic1.hap2, whole genome shotgun sequence genomic DNA:
- the UBL4B gene encoding ubiquitin-like protein 4B, which yields MFLTVKLLLGRRCSLKVSGRESVAMLKKLVSERLRVPEEQQHLLFRGQLLADDKHLSDYCIGPNASINVIMRPLEKTVPEEAHQPQPLWHHLGQVLAKHFGPQDTEALLQLLRQEHEERLQRISLGELEQLAHYLLSKEPLAEPAGERRPAAQRPGDEEEEEEADQ from the coding sequence ATGTTCCTCACAGTCAAGCTGCTCCTGGGCCGGAGATGTAGCCTGAAGGTGTCGGGGCGAGAGAGCGTGGCCATGCTGAAGAAGCTGGTGTCTGAGCGGCTGCGGGTGCCCGAGGAGCAGCAGCACCTGCTCTTCCGCGGCCAGCTTCTGGCGGATGACAAGCATCTCTCCGACTACTGCATTGGGCCCAATGCCTCCATCAATGTCATTATGCGGCCCCTGGAGAAGACGGTGCCCGAGGAGGCCCACCAGCCCCAGCCTCTGTGGCACCATCTGGGCCAGGTCCTAGCCAAACACTTTGGGCCCCAGGACACCGAGgcactgctgcagctgctgaggcAGGAGCACGAGGAGCGCCTGCAGAGGATAAGCCTGGGGGAGCTGGAGCAGCTGGCGCACTACCTCCTGAGCAAGGAGCCGCTCGCGGAGCCCGCGGGGGAGCGGAGGCCTGCGGCTCAGAGACCCggagacgaggaggaggaggaggaggccgatCAGTAA